The following coding sequences lie in one Corynebacterium humireducens NBRC 106098 = DSM 45392 genomic window:
- a CDS encoding aspartate:alanine exchanger family transporter yields the protein MNVFVENPLLALLVIMAVGLFLGRIRILGFRLGVAAVLFVGLVMAAIEPAIQIPPLIYIVGLALFVYTIGLESGHDFFATFRSKGLRNNTLAIGVFAVITATAYGLVKLLDINAVTGAGMFTGALTNTPAMAAVVDALPSLVTDEGELRALEPLPLVAYSLAYPLGVIVVILAIAVLGKMFRVDHQQEAIDHGVAIHELYTRRILVHRDDLQAIADLPEDLGLEVIVSRLERDGDQRLPGNGAWAKPGDVLSVVGTAEELDRAATLIGEALPGDPFHGHDLDYRRIFVSNNDLVGIPLSKLRPQLSGMLITRVRRGDHDMVATPETILQLGDRVRVVAAHERMGKVTRLFGDSYRRLSDVNLLPLVIGLVIGVAVGMIAVPLPGGASLKLGTAGGPLVVALILGALGRSGRIVWQIPYGANLALRQLGITLFLAAIGTTAGAGFRAALSDPTSLTIIGVGALITLLISVLVLVIGYKVLKLSFGETAGILAGMQTHPAVLSYVSDVTRNDLPAMGYTSVYPVSMVAKIIAAQILLFLLL from the coding sequence GTGAACGTTTTCGTGGAGAACCCTCTTCTCGCCCTGCTCGTGATCATGGCGGTCGGCCTGTTCCTCGGCCGCATCCGGATCCTCGGGTTCCGTCTCGGTGTCGCCGCCGTCCTCTTCGTCGGCCTGGTGATGGCGGCCATCGAGCCCGCCATCCAGATCCCCCCGTTGATCTACATCGTGGGCCTGGCGTTGTTCGTCTACACGATCGGCCTGGAGTCGGGGCACGACTTCTTCGCGACGTTCCGCTCCAAGGGCCTGCGCAACAACACCCTGGCCATCGGCGTGTTCGCCGTGATCACCGCCACCGCCTACGGGCTGGTGAAGCTCCTGGACATCAACGCGGTGACGGGCGCCGGCATGTTCACCGGTGCGCTGACCAACACCCCGGCCATGGCCGCGGTGGTCGACGCCCTGCCCTCGCTCGTCACCGACGAGGGCGAGCTGCGTGCCCTGGAGCCCCTGCCACTGGTCGCGTACTCGCTGGCGTACCCGCTGGGCGTCATCGTCGTCATCCTCGCCATCGCGGTGCTGGGCAAGATGTTCCGCGTCGACCACCAGCAGGAGGCCATCGACCACGGGGTGGCCATCCACGAGCTCTACACCCGACGCATCCTGGTCCACCGTGACGATCTGCAGGCCATCGCCGACCTCCCGGAGGATCTGGGCCTGGAGGTCATCGTCTCCCGCCTCGAGCGCGACGGTGACCAGCGGCTCCCGGGCAACGGCGCGTGGGCGAAGCCGGGCGACGTGCTCTCGGTCGTCGGCACCGCGGAGGAGCTCGACCGCGCCGCGACGCTCATCGGCGAGGCCCTGCCCGGTGACCCCTTCCACGGCCACGACCTGGACTACCGGCGCATCTTCGTCTCCAACAACGACCTGGTCGGCATCCCCCTGTCCAAGCTGCGTCCGCAGCTCTCGGGCATGCTCATCACCCGCGTGCGGCGCGGTGACCACGACATGGTGGCCACCCCGGAGACGATCCTGCAGCTCGGTGACCGCGTGCGTGTCGTCGCGGCACACGAGCGCATGGGCAAGGTCACCCGCCTCTTCGGCGACTCCTACCGCCGCCTCTCCGACGTCAACCTCCTCCCCCTCGTCATCGGCCTCGTCATCGGCGTGGCCGTGGGCATGATCGCCGTGCCGCTGCCGGGTGGGGCGTCGCTCAAGCTGGGTACCGCCGGTGGTCCGCTGGTCGTGGCCCTCATCCTCGGCGCTCTGGGACGTTCGGGCCGCATCGTGTGGCAGATCCCCTACGGCGCCAACCTGGCGCTGCGGCAGCTGGGCATCACCCTGTTCCTGGCCGCCATCGGCACGACCGCCGGCGCGGGTTTCCGGGCGGCGCTGTCCGACCCGACGTCGCTGACCATCATCGGCGTGGGTGCGCTCATCACCCTGCTCATCTCCGTGCTGGTGCTCGTCATCGGCTACAAGGTGCTCAAGCTCTCCTTCGGTGAGACGGCGGGCATCCTCGCGGGCATGCAGACGCACCCGGCGGTGCTCTCGTACGTCTCCGACGTGACCCGCAACGACCTGCCGGCCATGGGGTACACGTCGGTGTACCCGGTGTCGATGGTCGCGAAGATCATCGCGGCGCAGATCCTGCTCTTCCTGCTGCTGTAG
- the lipA gene encoding lipoyl synthase: MTIAPEGRKLLRVEKRNAQTPIETKPRWIRNAVKTGPEYEDMKKKVAGASLHTVCQEAGCPNIHECWESREATFLIGGANCSRRCDFCQINSAKPEPLDRDEPRRVAESVREMGLNYSTITGVTRDDLEDEGAWLYAEVVRQIHELNPNTGVENLVPDFSGRSELLEQVFESRPEVFAHNLETVPRIFKRIRPAFRYERSLDVIRQAHDYGLITKSNLILGMGETLDEIREALTDLHSAGCDIITITQYLRPGPMYHPIDRWVKPEEFVEHKDFAEELGFGAVMSGPLVRSSYRAGRLYSQAMAARGREIPDHLKHLAETSQGSTDQEATTLLAKYGPSQDTPVTSR, translated from the coding sequence GTGACTATCGCACCTGAAGGACGCAAGCTGCTCCGGGTGGAGAAGCGCAATGCGCAGACCCCCATCGAGACGAAGCCCCGTTGGATCCGCAACGCGGTGAAGACCGGCCCCGAGTACGAGGACATGAAGAAGAAGGTGGCGGGCGCCTCCCTGCACACCGTCTGTCAGGAGGCGGGCTGCCCCAACATCCACGAGTGCTGGGAGTCCCGCGAGGCGACGTTTCTCATCGGCGGCGCCAACTGCTCCCGCCGCTGCGACTTCTGCCAGATCAACTCCGCGAAGCCGGAGCCGCTGGACCGCGACGAGCCGCGCCGCGTGGCCGAGTCCGTCCGCGAGATGGGCCTGAACTACTCCACCATCACCGGCGTGACCCGCGACGACCTCGAGGACGAGGGTGCCTGGCTCTACGCGGAGGTCGTCCGCCAGATCCACGAGCTCAACCCGAACACCGGCGTCGAGAACCTCGTGCCCGACTTCTCCGGCCGTTCCGAGCTGCTGGAGCAGGTCTTCGAGTCCCGCCCCGAGGTGTTCGCCCACAACCTGGAGACCGTGCCGCGCATCTTCAAGCGCATCCGCCCGGCCTTCCGCTACGAGCGTTCCCTCGACGTGATCCGCCAGGCCCACGACTACGGGCTGATCACCAAGTCGAACCTCATCCTCGGCATGGGCGAGACCCTCGACGAGATCCGTGAGGCCCTCACCGACCTGCACAGCGCCGGCTGCGACATCATCACCATCACGCAGTACCTGCGCCCCGGCCCGATGTACCACCCGATCGACCGCTGGGTGAAGCCGGAGGAGTTCGTCGAGCACAAGGACTTCGCCGAGGAGCTCGGCTTCGGTGCCGTCATGTCCGGCCCGCTGGTCCGTTCCTCCTACCGTGCGGGACGTCTCTACTCGCAGGCGATGGCCGCCCGCGGCCGGGAGATCCCCGACCACCTCAAGCACCTGGCCGAGACCTCGCAGGGCAGCACCGACCAGGAGGCCACCACCCTCCTGGCCAAGTACGGCCCCTCCCAGGACACACCGGTCACCTCACGTTAG
- a CDS encoding GyrI-like domain-containing protein, giving the protein MTIDLKKDLPELYRPSASDFSEVVVPPMRYLSVAGEGDPNTSPSYPAALETLYPAGYAVRRAFRERTGEAFVVGPLEGLWWAEDPRDFVTRRKDAWRWRMLLPLPAEVREEDWSGVDVAVEFIDEGRCLQIMHVGPYDAEGPTLARLHDEVMPARGLTFNGPHHEIYLSDARRTAPEKLRTVLRQPVREL; this is encoded by the coding sequence GTGACGATCGACCTGAAGAAGGACCTGCCGGAGTTGTACCGGCCGTCGGCAAGCGACTTCAGCGAGGTCGTCGTGCCTCCCATGCGCTACCTCTCCGTCGCCGGGGAAGGTGACCCCAACACCTCCCCGAGCTACCCTGCGGCGCTGGAGACGCTCTACCCCGCCGGCTATGCGGTACGCAGGGCCTTCCGGGAACGTACCGGGGAGGCCTTCGTCGTCGGCCCTCTCGAGGGGCTGTGGTGGGCGGAGGACCCCCGTGACTTCGTCACCCGCCGCAAGGATGCCTGGCGCTGGCGGATGCTCCTCCCCCTGCCCGCGGAGGTCCGTGAGGAGGACTGGTCGGGAGTCGACGTCGCGGTCGAGTTCATCGACGAGGGGCGCTGCCTGCAGATCATGCACGTCGGTCCCTACGATGCGGAGGGGCCGACGCTGGCCCGTCTGCACGATGAGGTGATGCCGGCGCGCGGCCTGACGTTCAACGGGCCGCACCACGAGATCTATCTCAGTGACGCGCGCCGGACCGCCCCGGAGAAGCTGCGGACGGTGCTGCGGCAGCCGGTGCGGGAGCTCTAG
- a CDS encoding DUF4191 domain-containing protein: MADDKQKAAAKAAKAEARAAKRAKSKETRAQLWQAFNIQRKQDKMLVPLMVLSVVGVAALLFLIGLAWGGQWFTLILGIFLGAVLAMYIFSRRLEKTMYDRVGDQPGAAGWALDNLRNTVGIVWHTKQGVAMNRSLSAIVHRVVGNPGVVLVAEGNTNAAKELVNQQKRRLDRLAGDVPVYEMYVGDGEGQVPLKNLQRELLKLPRNYRKNEVYSVNAKIEAMDTIGSSQPGAGLPKGPLPKGGNLSGMNRRMRRANERRSK; encoded by the coding sequence ATGGCAGACGACAAGCAGAAGGCGGCAGCAAAGGCCGCGAAGGCAGAGGCACGGGCCGCCAAGCGGGCGAAGAGCAAGGAGACGCGCGCCCAGCTCTGGCAGGCGTTCAACATCCAGCGCAAGCAGGACAAGATGCTCGTCCCGCTGATGGTGCTCTCCGTCGTGGGTGTGGCCGCGCTCCTCTTCCTCATCGGCCTGGCCTGGGGCGGCCAGTGGTTCACGCTCATCCTGGGTATCTTCCTGGGTGCCGTCCTGGCGATGTACATCTTCTCCCGCCGCCTGGAGAAGACCATGTACGACCGCGTCGGCGATCAGCCGGGTGCGGCCGGCTGGGCGCTGGACAACCTGCGCAACACCGTCGGCATCGTGTGGCACACCAAGCAGGGCGTGGCCATGAACCGCTCCCTGTCCGCCATCGTGCACCGCGTGGTGGGCAACCCGGGTGTCGTCCTCGTCGCCGAGGGCAACACCAACGCGGCGAAGGAGCTGGTCAACCAGCAGAAGCGCCGTCTGGACCGCCTGGCCGGCGATGTCCCGGTGTACGAGATGTACGTCGGTGACGGCGAGGGCCAGGTGCCGCTGAAGAACCTGCAGCGCGAGCTGCTCAAGCTGCCCCGCAACTACCGCAAGAACGAGGTCTACTCGGTCAACGCGAAGATCGAGGCCATGGACACCATCGGCTCCTCCCAGCCGGGTGCGGGACTGCCGAAGGGTCCGCTGCCGAAGGGCGGGAACCTGTCCGGCATGAACCGCCGCATGCGTCGCGCCAACGAGCGCCGCAGCAAGTAA
- the gcvH gene encoding glycine cleavage system protein GcvH — translation MATEHSLPGNYSYSEDHEWIDATPEDAVGATVKVGITSVATERLGEVVYAELPQVGDAVTAGEPCGEVESTKSVSDLYAPVTGTVTEVNDAVHDDYAVINDDPFGAGWLFAVEVDEVGPLMTAAEYAEANGV, via the coding sequence ATGGCCACCGAGCACTCCCTGCCCGGGAACTACTCCTACTCCGAGGACCACGAGTGGATCGACGCGACGCCCGAGGACGCCGTCGGCGCGACCGTGAAGGTCGGCATCACCTCCGTGGCCACCGAACGCCTCGGCGAGGTCGTCTACGCGGAGCTCCCGCAGGTCGGTGACGCCGTCACCGCCGGTGAACCGTGCGGCGAGGTCGAGTCCACGAAGTCGGTCTCCGACCTCTACGCGCCGGTCACGGGCACCGTCACCGAGGTCAACGACGCGGTCCACGACGACTACGCCGTGATCAACGACGACCCCTTCGGCGCGGGCTGGCTCTTCGCCGTCGAGGTCGACGAGGTCGGACCGCTCATGACCGCCGCCGAGTACGCGGAGGCCAACGGCGTGTGA
- the lipB gene encoding lipoyl(octanoyl) transferase LipB, protein MTAPREPFFPADRSIRASGEPPEIRYLGVVDYQEAWNLQAELASQRAAGEIGDQLLILEHPSVYTAGKRTQPEDRPTNGLPVIDVDRGGRITWHGEGQLVVYPIIKLADPVDVVDYVRRLEEAVIATVREVGVGNAGRIDGRSGVWVPADGTRRDRKVAALGIRVTRGVTMHGLSLNCSNTLEHYGHIVACGIDDADVTTLSMELGRDVSVGEVTAPLVDALLAALAGELAVADHTFGSAPDPTKIPAKTR, encoded by the coding sequence ATGACTGCACCCCGTGAGCCCTTCTTCCCTGCGGACCGTTCCATCCGTGCCTCCGGCGAGCCCCCGGAGATCCGTTATCTCGGCGTCGTCGACTACCAGGAGGCCTGGAATCTGCAGGCCGAGCTGGCGTCGCAACGCGCGGCCGGGGAGATCGGTGACCAGCTCCTCATCCTCGAGCACCCGAGCGTGTACACCGCCGGCAAGCGCACGCAGCCGGAGGACCGCCCCACCAACGGCCTGCCGGTCATCGACGTCGACCGGGGTGGCCGCATCACCTGGCACGGCGAGGGACAGCTGGTGGTCTACCCGATCATCAAACTGGCCGACCCGGTGGACGTCGTGGACTATGTCCGCCGCCTCGAGGAGGCGGTGATCGCGACGGTGCGGGAGGTGGGCGTCGGCAATGCGGGTCGCATCGACGGCCGCTCCGGAGTCTGGGTCCCCGCCGACGGGACCCGACGCGACCGGAAGGTGGCGGCGCTCGGCATCCGTGTCACCCGCGGGGTGACCATGCACGGGCTGAGCCTGAACTGCTCGAACACGCTCGAGCACTACGGGCACATCGTGGCGTGCGGCATCGACGACGCCGACGTCACCACCCTCAGCATGGAACTGGGGCGCGACGTCAGCGTCGGGGAGGTCACGGCACCGCTTGTCGACGCCCTCCTGGCCGCCCTCGCCGGTGAACTCGCCGTCGCGGACCACACCTTCGGATCGGCGCCCGATCCGACGAAGATTCCCGCGAAAACGCGCTGA
- the gcvT gene encoding glycine cleavage system aminomethyltransferase GcvT translates to MTDLRTSPLHERHVELGASFTPFGPWNMPLRYGNELDEHRAVRSTAGLFDLSHMGEIRVWGAQAAEFLDHALLSAFSTLPVGKARYSMLVDATGAILDDLLTYRLAGDEFLVVPNAANTETVWEEFRARAAGFDVELADESADTALLAVQGPRAEQIIADLVAGDDESVVRTMKFYSAAPLTVAGVDTLLARTGYTGEDGFELYVSGADAAELWDALLNAGAAYDMLPAGLAARDSLRLEAGLPLYGQELTRDITPVEAGMARAFASKEGDFVGRDALVGREPTSAIVGLRGLGRRAAREGAEVYLDGEQVGVVTSGQPAPVLGYPIALARLRPDVTAAGTALEVDIRGRRHPFEIVDLPFYRRAAR, encoded by the coding sequence GTGACCGACCTGCGTACCAGCCCCCTCCACGAGCGTCATGTGGAGCTCGGGGCCTCCTTCACCCCCTTCGGCCCGTGGAACATGCCCCTGCGCTACGGCAACGAGCTCGACGAGCACCGCGCCGTCCGTTCCACCGCCGGGCTCTTCGACCTCTCGCACATGGGTGAGATCCGCGTGTGGGGCGCACAGGCCGCGGAGTTCCTCGACCATGCGCTGCTCTCCGCCTTCTCCACGCTCCCCGTGGGTAAGGCGCGGTACTCCATGCTTGTCGACGCCACCGGTGCCATCCTCGACGACCTCCTCACCTACCGCCTCGCCGGGGACGAGTTCCTGGTGGTCCCCAACGCGGCGAACACGGAGACCGTGTGGGAGGAGTTCCGGGCCCGCGCCGCCGGCTTCGACGTGGAGCTGGCCGACGAGTCCGCCGACACTGCGCTGCTGGCTGTGCAGGGCCCCCGCGCCGAGCAGATCATCGCCGACCTCGTCGCCGGGGACGACGAGTCGGTCGTGCGCACGATGAAGTTCTACTCGGCGGCCCCGTTGACGGTGGCGGGCGTCGATACGCTGCTCGCCCGCACCGGCTACACCGGGGAGGACGGCTTCGAGCTCTACGTCTCCGGCGCGGACGCCGCTGAACTGTGGGACGCGCTGCTCAACGCCGGCGCCGCCTACGACATGCTGCCCGCCGGACTGGCGGCGCGGGACTCCCTGCGCCTGGAGGCCGGGCTCCCCCTCTACGGGCAGGAGCTCACCCGCGACATCACGCCGGTGGAGGCCGGGATGGCCCGCGCCTTCGCCTCGAAGGAGGGGGACTTCGTCGGCCGCGACGCCCTCGTCGGCAGGGAGCCGACCAGCGCCATCGTCGGGCTCCGGGGTCTGGGGCGCCGCGCGGCCCGCGAGGGCGCCGAGGTCTACCTCGACGGCGAACAGGTCGGCGTGGTCACCTCCGGGCAGCCGGCGCCGGTGCTCGGCTACCCGATCGCACTCGCCCGCCTGCGCCCCGACGTCACCGCGGCCGGCACGGCACTGGAGGTGGACATCCGTGGGAGGCGGCACCCCTTCGAGATCGTCGACCTGCCCTTCTACCGCCGCGCCGCACGATAA
- the gcvP gene encoding aminomethyl-transferring glycine dehydrogenase, with protein MALHPITDSASYLARHLGPDTAEEQVMLGALGYGSLAELVDAALPTDIRLTEPLPRHAPLSETEAQARLREYASRNTVLRSFYGQGFSDTVTPPVIRRGVLEAPGWYTAYTPYQPEISQGRLEALLNFQTMVSELTGLPVANASLLDEASATAEAVGLMSRAQRKGRRVLLDARLHPQVLAVAAERARAIDLEVAVEDLSGPLVGEDLCGVVIAYPGTEGDIADPRPVIEAVHARGGLATVVTDPLSLLLLESPGEMGADIAVGSSQRFGVPLFYGGPHAAYMAVSDALKRQIPGRLVGVSVDAEGAPAYRLALQTREQHIRRERATSNICTAQALLAVTAGMYAVYHGPEGLRAIAERVHGLACDFAAAVRAAGGTVLHDAFFDTVAVRVEAARPIVGTLAEAGYLVRAVDGTTVGVSFGESAEEGDVEKLAAVFGASLTAGTRCIPASVARQTPTLTHPVFSTLHSETQMMRYLRTLSDRDLALDRTMIPLGSCTMKLNPTAGLETITWPEFADMHPFAPDDQAAGWLALIAELEGWLAELTGYAKVSVQPNAGSQGELAGLLAIRRYHVANGDMDRDICLVPASAHGTNAASATLAHLRVVVVGTAGDGSIDMDDLDAKLAEHGPQVAAIMITYPSTHGVFEDTVREVCDRVHAVGGQVYIDGANLNALTGLALLGRIGGDVSHLNLHKTFTIPHGGGGPGVGPVCVAEHLVPFLPADPTSLDGATPAAVGTGVPVSATRHGSAGVLQISWAYIAMMGTDGLTRASAAAILSANYVAHRLGEAFPVLYTGRNGLVAHECILDLRDLTRQTGVTATDVAKRLIDFGFHAPTLSFPVAGTLMVEPTESEDLAELDRFIEAMLTIRAEIDEISGGDIAYEDSVLHHAPFTAWSVSRDDWDHAFTREQAAWPVPGLRRTKYFPPVRRLNEAYGDRHLVCACPPPEAFDLSEENQ; from the coding sequence ATGGCCCTGCACCCGATCACCGATTCCGCCTCCTACCTGGCCCGACACCTCGGCCCCGACACCGCGGAGGAGCAGGTCATGCTGGGGGCGCTGGGCTACGGTTCCCTCGCCGAGCTTGTCGACGCCGCCCTGCCCACCGACATCCGCCTCACCGAACCTCTCCCGCGGCACGCGCCCCTCTCGGAGACGGAGGCGCAGGCGCGACTGCGGGAGTACGCCTCGCGGAACACGGTGCTCCGTTCCTTTTACGGGCAGGGTTTCTCCGACACGGTCACTCCCCCGGTGATCCGCCGCGGGGTGCTCGAGGCCCCGGGCTGGTACACCGCGTACACGCCGTACCAGCCGGAGATCTCGCAGGGCCGCCTCGAGGCGCTGCTCAACTTCCAGACGATGGTCTCCGAGCTCACCGGCCTGCCGGTGGCGAACGCCTCGCTCCTCGACGAGGCTTCCGCCACCGCCGAAGCCGTCGGCCTCATGTCGCGGGCGCAGAGGAAGGGGCGGCGGGTGCTTCTCGACGCCCGCCTCCACCCCCAGGTCCTCGCCGTCGCTGCGGAGCGGGCCCGGGCGATCGACCTGGAGGTCGCCGTCGAGGACCTGTCCGGCCCGCTGGTGGGTGAGGATCTCTGCGGCGTCGTCATCGCCTACCCCGGCACGGAGGGCGACATCGCCGATCCCCGCCCGGTCATCGAGGCCGTGCACGCACGCGGGGGTCTGGCCACCGTGGTCACCGATCCCCTGTCGCTGCTCCTGCTCGAGTCGCCGGGTGAGATGGGGGCGGACATCGCGGTGGGCTCCTCGCAGCGTTTCGGCGTGCCCCTGTTCTACGGTGGCCCGCACGCCGCGTACATGGCCGTCAGTGACGCCCTCAAGCGCCAGATCCCCGGCCGCCTGGTGGGCGTGTCCGTCGACGCCGAGGGCGCCCCCGCCTACCGGCTCGCGCTGCAGACCCGGGAGCAGCACATCCGTCGCGAGCGGGCGACGTCGAACATCTGCACCGCGCAGGCGCTGCTGGCGGTCACCGCCGGCATGTACGCCGTCTACCACGGTCCCGAGGGGTTGCGTGCCATCGCGGAGCGCGTGCACGGTCTGGCCTGTGACTTCGCGGCGGCCGTCCGCGCCGCCGGCGGGACGGTGCTGCACGACGCCTTCTTCGACACCGTCGCGGTGCGGGTGGAGGCTGCACGACCGATCGTCGGCACGCTCGCGGAGGCGGGCTACCTCGTGCGTGCCGTGGACGGCACGACCGTCGGCGTGAGCTTCGGTGAGTCGGCGGAGGAGGGGGACGTCGAGAAGCTCGCCGCCGTCTTCGGCGCCTCCCTGACGGCGGGCACCCGCTGCATCCCCGCGTCCGTGGCGCGGCAGACGCCGACGCTGACGCACCCGGTCTTCTCCACGCTCCACTCCGAGACGCAGATGATGCGCTACCTGCGCACGCTCTCGGACCGGGATCTCGCGCTCGACCGCACGATGATCCCGCTGGGTTCGTGCACGATGAAGCTCAACCCGACCGCCGGGCTGGAGACGATCACGTGGCCGGAGTTCGCCGACATGCACCCCTTCGCCCCCGACGACCAGGCCGCGGGCTGGCTGGCGCTCATCGCGGAGCTGGAGGGCTGGCTCGCGGAGCTCACCGGATACGCGAAGGTGTCCGTGCAGCCCAACGCGGGTTCCCAGGGGGAGCTGGCCGGACTGCTGGCCATCCGCCGCTACCACGTGGCCAACGGGGACATGGACCGTGATATCTGCCTGGTCCCGGCCTCGGCGCACGGCACGAACGCGGCGTCGGCGACGCTGGCGCACCTGCGGGTCGTGGTGGTCGGCACCGCCGGGGACGGCTCCATCGACATGGACGACCTCGACGCGAAACTCGCCGAGCACGGCCCGCAGGTGGCCGCGATCATGATCACCTACCCCTCCACGCACGGCGTCTTCGAGGACACCGTGCGCGAGGTGTGCGACAGGGTGCACGCGGTCGGCGGGCAGGTCTACATCGACGGCGCGAACCTCAACGCCCTGACCGGCCTGGCGCTGCTGGGCCGCATCGGCGGCGACGTCTCCCACCTCAACCTGCACAAGACGTTCACCATCCCGCACGGCGGCGGTGGCCCGGGCGTGGGCCCGGTGTGCGTCGCGGAGCACCTCGTCCCCTTCCTGCCGGCGGACCCGACCTCCCTCGACGGCGCCACCCCGGCGGCGGTCGGCACCGGCGTGCCCGTCTCTGCGACGCGCCACGGCTCGGCGGGCGTCCTGCAGATCTCCTGGGCGTACATCGCCATGATGGGCACCGACGGCCTCACCCGCGCCAGCGCCGCGGCGATCCTCAGCGCGAACTACGTCGCCCACCGCCTGGGCGAGGCCTTCCCGGTGCTCTACACCGGCCGCAACGGCCTGGTGGCGCACGAGTGCATCCTCGACCTGCGCGACCTGACGAGGCAGACCGGCGTCACCGCCACGGACGTGGCCAAACGCCTCATCGACTTCGGCTTCCACGCCCCCACGCTCTCCTTCCCCGTCGCCGGTACCCTCATGGTCGAGCCGACCGAGTCCGAGGACCTCGCCGAGCTCGACCGCTTCATCGAGGCGATGCTCACCATCCGCGCGGAGATCGACGAGATCAGCGGCGGCGACATCGCCTACGAGGACTCCGTCCTCCACCACGCGCCGTTCACCGCGTGGAGCGTGTCCCGCGACGACTGGGACCACGCCTTCACCCGTGAGCAGGCGGCCTGGCCGGTCCCCGGTCTGCGCCGCACCAAGTACTTCCCGCCGGTCCGCCGCCTCAACGAGGCCTACGGTGACCGCCACCTCGTGTGCGCCTGCCCGCCGCCCGAGGCCTTCGACCTTTCCGAGGAGAACCAGTGA
- a CDS encoding RDD family protein → MANPKRSWLDGPQIPGEHEDPFAPGRYPGEKLGLPETGPGSLASVARRTGGVLIDWFICLGLAIVFTNYSHALGGTGTVVYIFWVILGIIFGWLFARTPGHMLLGMGVARVDVGGAKVGLWRAVMRTLLTGLILPAAMVDSDGRGLHDRATGTAVIRG, encoded by the coding sequence ATGGCGAACCCCAAGCGTAGCTGGCTCGACGGCCCCCAGATCCCCGGCGAACACGAGGACCCCTTCGCACCCGGCCGGTACCCCGGAGAGAAACTCGGCCTCCCCGAGACCGGCCCCGGCTCGCTGGCCTCCGTGGCCCGCCGCACCGGCGGCGTCCTCATCGACTGGTTCATCTGCCTCGGCCTGGCCATCGTGTTCACCAACTACTCCCACGCCCTGGGCGGCACCGGCACCGTGGTCTATATCTTCTGGGTCATCCTGGGCATCATCTTCGGCTGGCTCTTCGCCCGCACCCCGGGCCACATGCTGCTCGGCATGGGTGTCGCGCGTGTCGACGTCGGCGGCGCCAAGGTCGGCCTCTGGCGCGCCGTCATGCGCACCCTGCTCACCGGCCTCATCCTCCCGGCCGCCATGGTCGACTCCGACGGCCGCGGCCTCCACGACCGCGCCACCGGCACCGCCGTCATCCGCGGCTAG